GTAGTCGCAGCAATAGCCTGGCGTACACGGTTGCTGTCTCCAGGACTCTTCCAGGGAACCTCCGTCCACCGGATCGAAGCCCGCTTGGTTGACCAGGGACATCACCGTTTCCTTCGCCTTGGGATCGTCGCCAGCCACTGCCGCTGCCAAGCGACCCGGGGTGCCTTGGGCACTGCCCAACTCTGCCAAGGTATAAGCCAGGATATTGTTGAAAGCCTTGATGACGGGGCGCCCAATCTGCTTCGAAACCCAAACGCTTTCCGTCATCCCTTGATCAATTTCAGCAATGTTGGGGTCACGTAGGCCAGGGTAGTAATTACTCGTGTCCACCACCGGGACGCTGCCCGGTACAGCGGCAAACAGATCAGCAGGCAGTGCGCTCAACGCCGGTAGCGGTATGGAGAGCACGATCACATCCGCGCCCTCGACTGCGCCGCGAATGTCCACCGGTTCGGCTCCAATCTCTTCGGCGAATGCGCGAACGCCGTTGATGCCTCGAGAGTTCGCAACACGTATGTCATGGCCCGCTGTCTTGAATTTGCGAGCGAGGGTGCCCCCGATATTACCGGTTCCGATGACGCCGATTTTCATGGCTGAGCCTCCTGGGTCATTTGTCTTGCACCGATTCTAGGAGGCTGATGTGATAATGGTAAGTACCTACCAAAAGGTGTGTAACTCACCATCGAGGAAGAAATGGAACGGGAGTGGGATTGCGGCGATCCGCAAAATCGTCGGAAATGGGCCGAGGCAACGACCGAAACGCTTCGCGTGCTGGAAGGGAAGTGGAAGATCATTATCTTGTGCCAGCTTTTCGCGGCGAAGGGCGCGCTGCGTTTCTCGGATCTGGAGAAGCTGATAGAAGGGATCAACCAGAAGATGCTGATCCAACAGCTAAAACAGTTGGAAAAGGACGGCATTGTGCTGCGGACGGTGTATCCGCAAGTGCCACCGAAGGTGGAATACAGGCTCACGCCCATGGGGCATGCACTCGGGCCGTCTATCCAGGCGTTGATCGAATGGGCAGAGATGAGGCGCGATCACACCTGAGATGACTGTCGAGGCGCAATGGCCCGGCGCGGGCGAAGCAACTTCAGCAATCCTTTAGCTTCGCCCAGAACTCCTCCGCCGATGGGCTAATGGCACCCGTTGGACGAGTGAGGTGAATATCCAGCGGGATATCCCAGCT
This genomic interval from Pseudomonas alvandae contains the following:
- a CDS encoding NADPH-dependent F420 reductase, with translation MKIGVIGTGNIGGTLARKFKTAGHDIRVANSRGINGVRAFAEEIGAEPVDIRGAVEGADVIVLSIPLPALSALPADLFAAVPGSVPVVDTSNYYPGLRDPNIAEIDQGMTESVWVSKQIGRPVIKAFNNILAYTLAELGSAQGTPGRLAAAVAGDDPKAKETVMSLVNQAGFDPVDGGSLEESWRQQPCTPGYCCDYDADTLRKALLTASKEQAAVKRDEFPKHFERLGPNPSHADTVAMNRSLNAPD
- a CDS encoding winged helix-turn-helix transcriptional regulator, whose amino-acid sequence is MEREWDCGDPQNRRKWAEATTETLRVLEGKWKIIILCQLFAAKGALRFSDLEKLIEGINQKMLIQQLKQLEKDGIVLRTVYPQVPPKVEYRLTPMGHALGPSIQALIEWAEMRRDHT